In one Streptomyces sp. T12 genomic region, the following are encoded:
- a CDS encoding FadR/GntR family transcriptional regulator, whose protein sequence is MAVTDEAIEKIKGMIVSGALRPGERLPKESELAADLGLSRNSLREAVRALSLIRILDVRQGDGTYVTSLDPQLLLEALSFVVDFHRDDTVLEFLAVRRILEPAATAMAASRISEQQLDALANQLDKLGSAPSVEELVASDLEFHRGIVQSSGNSVLCSLLDGLSGPTTRARIWRGLTQEDAVSRTLHEHRAILEALRDRDAEAARSWATVHIASVEQWLRSTL, encoded by the coding sequence ATGGCAGTAACCGACGAGGCGATCGAGAAGATCAAGGGCATGATCGTCTCCGGCGCGCTGCGCCCCGGCGAGCGGCTCCCCAAGGAGAGCGAGCTCGCCGCCGACCTCGGGCTCTCCCGCAACTCCCTGCGCGAGGCCGTGCGCGCCCTGTCACTGATCCGGATCCTGGACGTGCGGCAGGGCGACGGCACGTACGTCACGAGCCTGGACCCGCAGCTGCTGCTGGAGGCGCTGAGCTTCGTCGTCGACTTCCACCGCGACGACACGGTGCTGGAGTTCCTCGCCGTGCGCCGCATCCTGGAGCCGGCCGCCACGGCGATGGCGGCGTCGCGGATCAGCGAGCAGCAACTGGACGCGCTGGCCAACCAGTTGGACAAGCTCGGCAGCGCTCCGTCGGTGGAGGAGCTCGTCGCCAGTGACCTGGAGTTCCACCGGGGCATCGTGCAGAGCTCGGGGAACTCGGTGCTGTGCTCGCTCCTCGATGGCCTGTCGGGGCCGACGACGCGGGCGCGTATCTGGCGGGGACTGACCCAGGAGGACGCGGTGAGCCGGACCCTGCACGAGCACCGGGCGATCCTGGAGGCACTGCGGGACCGGGACGCGGAGGCAGCGCGGTCGTGGGCGACGGTGCACATCGCGAGCGTGGAGCAGTGGCTGCGGTCGACGCTGTGA